TTCGCCTATCCCGCACAATCGAAAGCTTTACCACTTCTACTGCATAAAACACAATTATTAAAAGGAAACTCACTCTTTTCATTTGCATATCAAGGCATTGATTTAATTTGTACGACTCTTTCTGGAATATTAGTAGCACTACTTGGCGCAATCACTTTATATGTAATAGACTCTTTTACATTCGCGATTACTGCCCTTTTGTTCTTTTCATTGAAAATGCCAAAGCAAACAGAAACCAATACATCACTTTCAACTAAACAATATTTCACTGATTTAAAAGAGGGGTTTTCGATCGTCTTCCGTTCATTAATGGGCGTATTCTTAATCGGTTCAGTAGTCGCTAATTTTTCAATTGGTATGACGATGGCCATACTCCCTTCTTTCGCTGATTCTTTAGGAGGCGTGAAATCATATGGCTTCTTCTTAGCTGCTATATCAGCAGGTAGTCTCATCGGTGCTTTATTCAGTTCATGGGTTGGCAAACGTCATGTTGGCCGTGTCTCCATTATTAGCTTTGCGGCTGGTGCTTTCTTTTGGTTTCTCTCTACGATTGTACCGTTTCAATGGTTATCCATTTTTTTATTCGGCCTAGCTTGGATACCAATTGGTGCGACCAACATATTATTTGCGACAATTAGTCAAACTTTAATTCCAAATCAATATATTGGACGCATCAACTCTGTCATGCGAAGTATGGGTACAATCGCTATGCCGCTTGGTTCATTAATTGGCGGATACACCGCAAATGTATATAGTAGCCAACTCATTTTCGCGCTCGCTAGCATCGGGATTTTATTTATTTCTCTCGTATGGCTACTTCATCCGAAATTACGAGCATTGCCGAAAGCTGATGAAATTACAGCGGATACTTTTGGGGTCCATTTTA
This genomic interval from Bacillus cereus contains the following:
- a CDS encoding MFS transporter → MDILKNRNFLLLFLGRIFTNIGDSLYYVAAMWLVYKLSGNPFYSGLAGFLTLLPSALQFLTGPFVDRWPIKNTLVITQVLQCILILIIPITHYFDLLTVQLLLIIMPIVAFIEQFAYPAQSKALPLLLHKTQLLKGNSLFSFAYQGIDLICTTLSGILVALLGAITLYVIDSFTFAITALLFFSLKMPKQTETNTSLSTKQYFTDLKEGFSIVFRSLMGVFLIGSVVANFSIGMTMAILPSFADSLGGVKSYGFFLAAISAGSLIGALFSSWVGKRHVGRVSIISFAAGAFFWFLSTIVPFQWLSIFLFGLAWIPIGATNILFATISQTLIPNQYIGRINSVMRSMGTIAMPLGSLIGGYTANVYSSQLIFALASIGILFISLVWLLHPKLRALPKADEITADTFGVHFKEERGKGAAL